A single window of Flagellimonas maritima DNA harbors:
- a CDS encoding ligase-associated DNA damage response exonuclease, whose protein sequence is MNIPLLQFTDRGIYCDAANVYLDPWKPVDNAIISHGHADHSRWGHKKYITHHSNVPIIKHRLGDINVTGKEWGRSFTIRGVKFSLHPAGHIIGSSQIRVEHKGEVWVFTGDYKTEDDGLATPYETVKCHTFITECTFGLPAFLWTPQKEVFEDINNWWSQNKADGNTSVLFGYSLGKAQRLLKHLDPSIGKIYTHGAVENMTQVLRSLVDFPETELITRDTKKEDIKGNIVIAPPSAHGSTWIRKMVPYVTASASGWMAFRGARRRRAIDKGFVLSDHCDWPALLSAIKDTGAEKIICTHGYTEIFSKYLRELGYDARTENTQYEGELAEMNISETSKIEVK, encoded by the coding sequence ATGAACATTCCCCTTTTACAATTTACCGATCGTGGAATTTACTGTGATGCGGCCAATGTATACCTAGACCCTTGGAAACCTGTGGACAACGCTATTATTTCCCATGGCCACGCAGACCATAGTCGGTGGGGGCATAAAAAATATATTACCCATCACAGTAACGTTCCTATTATAAAACATAGATTGGGTGATATAAACGTTACAGGTAAAGAATGGGGCAGATCATTTACGATTAGAGGGGTAAAGTTCAGTTTGCACCCTGCAGGCCACATTATTGGCTCGTCACAGATCAGGGTAGAACATAAAGGGGAAGTTTGGGTTTTTACGGGAGATTACAAAACCGAGGATGATGGCCTCGCCACACCCTACGAAACCGTTAAATGCCATACCTTTATAACCGAATGTACATTTGGGCTGCCAGCATTTCTTTGGACGCCCCAGAAAGAAGTTTTTGAGGATATTAACAACTGGTGGAGCCAGAATAAGGCTGACGGCAACACTTCTGTACTATTTGGATACTCTCTGGGAAAAGCACAACGATTGCTTAAACATCTTGATCCATCCATCGGAAAAATCTATACACACGGTGCAGTTGAGAACATGACCCAGGTATTACGCTCACTGGTTGATTTTCCAGAAACCGAACTCATTACCCGCGACACCAAAAAAGAGGATATCAAAGGCAACATTGTCATTGCACCGCCCTCGGCACATGGCAGCACTTGGATTCGTAAAATGGTTCCCTATGTTACGGCCTCCGCTAGTGGCTGGATGGCCTTCCGTGGTGCACGGCGCAGGCGTGCAATTGATAAAGGCTTTGTACTGAGCGATCATTGTGATTGGCCGGCACTTTTGAGCGCCATCAAAGATACTGGGGCTGAAAAAATTATTTGTACGCACGGCTATACCGAAATATTTTCCAAATACCTACGGGAGCTTGGGTACGATGCTAGGACGGAAAATACACAATACGAAGGTGAACTGGCAGAAATGAATATTTCAGAAACCTCAAAAATTGAGGTCAAATGA
- a CDS encoding TerB family tellurite resistance protein, with translation MPIIDLYEHGDKRKNLAHFATLASLAAVDGEVNPKEKAILDRFAFKLDITDAEYKEVMKKENKYPIETPHSGEKRLKRLFEFFQMAFADHSVDEDQMRLIEKYAVALGYPSKDAERIIKKSFDIFEGKISFESYQYLLDH, from the coding sequence ATGCCAATTATTGATCTTTACGAGCACGGAGATAAACGAAAAAATCTTGCCCATTTTGCAACGTTAGCTTCTTTGGCTGCTGTTGATGGGGAAGTAAATCCTAAAGAAAAAGCAATCTTGGATAGGTTTGCCTTTAAATTGGATATTACGGATGCCGAATATAAGGAGGTAATGAAAAAGGAAAATAAGTATCCTATTGAAACTCCCCATAGTGGTGAAAAAAGATTGAAGCGACTTTTTGAGTTCTTTCAAATGGCATTTGCAGACCACTCCGTAGATGAAGACCAGATGAGATTGATCGAGAAATATGCAGTGGCATTGGGCTACCCATCAAAAGATGCAGAAAGAATTATAAAAAAGTCATTTGATATTTTTGAGGGTAAGATATCTTTTGAGTCCTATCAGTATCTTTTGGACCATTAG
- the fbp gene encoding class 1 fructose-bisphosphatase encodes MDKKTLTLGEFIIGNQDSFQYTSGELSRLLNGLRLAAKVVNHEVNKAGLVDIIGAAGDTNIQGENQQKLDVMANEKFIQTLSKREIVCGIASEEEDDFISINSFDKQHQNKYIVLIDPLDGSSNIDVNVSVGTIFSIYRRITPVGTPVTIEDFLQPGRNQVAAGYIVYGTSTMLVYTTGDGVNGFTLNPALGTFYLSHPDMEFPENGKIYSVNEGNYIHFPQGVKDYIKYCQEEEDDRPYTSRYIGSLVSDFHRNMIKGGIYLYPKSSKASEGKLRLLYECNPMAFLAEQANGKASDGFNPIMDIKPKELHQRVPFFCGSKKMVEKAEEFMALRA; translated from the coding sequence ATGGATAAGAAAACCTTGACCCTTGGAGAGTTCATTATTGGAAACCAAGATTCTTTTCAGTACACTTCAGGAGAATTATCAAGGCTTTTAAATGGCCTTAGATTAGCTGCAAAAGTCGTGAATCACGAAGTGAACAAAGCAGGACTCGTAGATATTATTGGCGCTGCAGGAGATACCAATATTCAAGGGGAGAACCAACAGAAATTGGATGTAATGGCCAATGAAAAATTCATTCAGACCCTTTCAAAGCGGGAGATAGTTTGCGGAATAGCTTCAGAAGAGGAAGATGATTTTATTAGTATCAATAGTTTTGATAAGCAACATCAAAACAAATACATTGTTCTCATCGACCCTTTGGATGGCTCTTCGAATATTGATGTTAATGTATCCGTTGGGACCATCTTTTCAATTTATAGAAGAATAACCCCTGTTGGGACACCGGTGACCATTGAAGATTTTCTTCAACCGGGCCGAAATCAAGTCGCCGCAGGTTATATTGTCTACGGAACCTCAACAATGCTCGTTTACACTACGGGCGATGGCGTAAATGGTTTTACGTTGAATCCTGCGTTGGGAACTTTTTATCTTTCCCATCCAGACATGGAATTCCCGGAAAATGGAAAGATCTATTCAGTGAACGAGGGCAACTATATACATTTTCCACAAGGCGTAAAAGACTACATAAAATATTGCCAAGAAGAGGAAGATGACAGACCTTACACGTCCAGATACATAGGCTCTTTGGTGTCTGATTTTCACAGAAACATGATCAAGGGCGGTATATACCTGTACCCAAAAAGCAGTAAAGCCTCAGAAGGCAAACTACGCTTGCTCTACGAGTGCAACCCTATGGCATTTTTGGCGGAACAGGCCAACGGAAAAGCCAGTGATGGGTTCAATCCTATCATGGACATTAAACCAAAAGAACTGCACCAACGAGTTCCTTTTTTCTGCGGAAGTAAAAAAATGGTGGAAAAAGCAGAAGAATTTATGGCATTAAGGGCCTAA
- a CDS encoding GNAT family N-acetyltransferase, producing MDYSIREAQKEDMEQVLELVQELADFEKESNAVEVTEADLIKDGFGDKKLFHCFVAEKNDKIIGIALVYPRYSTWKGPVIHLEDLIVAETMRGGGLGTALLDEVVKYGYSLGVKRISWEVLDWNEPAIKFYEKQGAKVMRDWDVVQLDEKGIKNYMESLD from the coding sequence ATGGATTATTCAATCAGGGAAGCGCAAAAAGAAGATATGGAACAAGTATTGGAACTTGTCCAGGAATTGGCCGATTTTGAAAAAGAGTCCAATGCCGTAGAGGTCACCGAAGCAGATTTGATTAAAGATGGGTTTGGGGACAAAAAACTATTTCATTGTTTTGTTGCCGAGAAAAACGATAAGATAATAGGTATTGCATTGGTATACCCAAGATATTCTACATGGAAAGGGCCTGTGATTCATTTGGAAGATTTAATAGTTGCCGAGACTATGCGGGGCGGTGGTCTTGGAACGGCTCTTTTGGATGAGGTTGTGAAGTACGGATATAGCCTGGGCGTAAAACGTATCTCTTGGGAAGTATTGGATTGGAACGAACCCGCAATTAAGTTTTACGAAAAGCAAGGAGCAAAGGTCATGCGGGATTGGGATGTTGTGCAATTGGACGAAAAGGGAATAAAAAATTATATGGAAAGTTTGGACTAG
- a CDS encoding aspartate kinase, whose translation MRVFKFGGASVKDADGVRNIVNVLQQVGHENTLVVISAMGKTTNAMEKVIASYFENKKTISSSLQEVIDYHEAILADLFDTKNHPVYGRVKLLFEEVKGFLTWNKSPKYGFVYDQVVGYGELISTTIVSEYFKEAGIPNTWQDVRNLIKTDTAYRDASVNWERTQNEISTRINISQLNITQGFLGSDDNNFTTTLGREGSDYSAAILAFCLNADSVTIWKDVPGVLNADPRNFKKTQLLDEISYREAIELAFYGASVIHPKTLQPLQRKEIPLYVKSFLDPLKNGTKVAKGKGISPEVPCFIVKRNQVLIKLSSLDFSFIMEDSISEIFKLFHHHRMKVDLIQNSAISFSVCLDNKFNGLEAMLNELKRKFKVVCHKDVSLYTVRHFDDKSVRSLQNGASVLVEQRGKETVQLVVK comes from the coding sequence ATGAGGGTTTTTAAATTTGGTGGCGCGTCTGTCAAAGATGCAGATGGGGTAAGGAATATTGTAAATGTTCTGCAACAGGTAGGTCATGAAAATACATTGGTCGTAATCTCTGCAATGGGAAAAACTACAAATGCAATGGAAAAAGTGATTGCTTCTTATTTTGAGAACAAAAAAACAATATCCTCTTCGCTGCAGGAAGTCATTGATTACCATGAAGCCATATTGGCAGATTTGTTCGATACTAAAAACCATCCTGTATATGGAAGGGTAAAACTTCTTTTTGAGGAAGTAAAGGGCTTTTTGACCTGGAACAAATCACCTAAATATGGGTTTGTCTATGATCAGGTTGTGGGATATGGCGAGCTGATATCTACAACAATAGTGAGTGAGTACTTTAAAGAAGCGGGTATCCCCAACACGTGGCAAGATGTACGTAATTTAATTAAAACAGATACTGCTTATAGGGATGCTTCTGTGAACTGGGAACGTACCCAAAATGAGATTTCCACTAGAATCAATATATCGCAATTGAATATTACCCAAGGATTTTTGGGAAGCGATGATAACAATTTTACCACAACCCTGGGTCGAGAAGGGTCTGATTATTCTGCCGCTATTTTAGCGTTTTGTCTAAACGCGGATTCGGTCACGATTTGGAAGGATGTTCCGGGCGTTTTGAATGCGGATCCCAGAAATTTTAAGAAAACACAATTGCTAGATGAAATCTCGTATAGAGAAGCAATAGAATTGGCTTTTTATGGAGCTTCGGTAATTCATCCCAAAACCCTACAGCCATTGCAACGGAAGGAAATTCCATTATATGTCAAATCTTTTCTTGACCCCTTAAAAAATGGAACAAAGGTTGCCAAAGGCAAAGGAATATCTCCAGAAGTGCCGTGTTTTATCGTAAAAAGGAATCAAGTGCTCATCAAACTATCTTCTCTTGATTTTTCTTTTATTATGGAGGATAGTATTAGCGAGATATTCAAACTTTTCCATCATCACCGAATGAAAGTAGATTTGATTCAAAATTCTGCGATAAGTTTTTCTGTTTGTTTGGATAATAAATTTAATGGTCTGGAAGCGATGTTGAATGAATTGAAGCGAAAATTTAAAGTGGTCTGCCATAAAGATGTATCGCTATACACTGTTCGACATTTTGATGATAAATCTGTAAGATCACTTCAAAATGGAGCCTCTGTTCTTGTGGAGCAACGCGGCAAAGAAACTGTTCAGCTTGTTGTAAAATAA
- a CDS encoding GNAT family N-acyltransferase: protein MGLVSAKEVAKVINLDKYGFLGTFVGWLLIVATKISSINRFYDDNKDLEGTKFLDAILEHYEIDFEIPEEDLKRLPKSGAYITISNHPLGGIDGVLLLKLMLQKREDFKIIANFLLHRIEPMKPFIMPVNPFENHKDAKSSITGFKNALLHLREGHPLGIFPAGEVSTYRDGKLVVDRPWEEAALKLIKKAEVPVVPIYFHARNSRLFYRLSKLNDVFRTAKLPSEVTSQNKRPIKVRVGQPISVATQKEEKTLESFTELLRKKTYLLANAFEKERLIDKVPSTLKIPKSPKKIASPVSTEVLQGEIEKLREKDCRMLQSKNYEVYLAQKKDMPFILNEIGRQREITFREVGEGTNNAIDLDGFDSYYHHLFLWDDEDKAIVGAYRMGLGSQIFKKYGIDGFYLQDLFRFEPELYGMMEKSIEMGRAYIVKEYQQKPMPLFLLWKGIVHTTLRHPEHKYLIGGVSISNQFSNFSKSLMIEFMKSNYWDPYVAQYVHPKKEFKVKLKDADKEFIFDETQADLNKFDKLINEVEPGSLRLPVLIKKYIKQNAKVVAFNVDPLFNNSVDGLMYIKIADLPEGTVKPVMEEFQAELEQKMTEGNNPYATD, encoded by the coding sequence ATGGGGTTGGTTTCTGCGAAAGAGGTAGCAAAGGTCATTAATCTGGACAAATACGGATTTTTGGGAACTTTTGTGGGATGGCTTTTAATTGTGGCTACCAAAATTAGCTCTATAAATCGGTTTTATGATGATAACAAAGACTTAGAGGGCACAAAATTCTTGGATGCTATTCTCGAGCATTACGAAATCGATTTTGAGATTCCAGAGGAAGATTTAAAGCGTCTTCCCAAATCCGGGGCTTATATTACCATAAGCAATCATCCGTTGGGAGGCATAGATGGCGTATTGTTACTTAAACTGATGCTGCAGAAGCGAGAAGATTTTAAAATCATCGCCAATTTTTTGCTTCATCGTATTGAGCCAATGAAACCTTTTATAATGCCAGTTAATCCTTTTGAGAACCATAAAGATGCCAAAAGTAGTATTACCGGCTTCAAGAATGCACTTTTGCATTTAAGGGAGGGGCACCCTCTTGGTATTTTCCCTGCTGGCGAAGTTTCAACATATAGGGATGGAAAGTTGGTTGTTGATAGACCTTGGGAAGAAGCTGCACTTAAATTGATCAAAAAAGCGGAAGTTCCTGTTGTACCTATTTATTTTCATGCCCGCAACAGCCGGCTTTTTTACAGACTATCCAAATTGAACGATGTCTTTAGAACTGCAAAGTTGCCATCTGAAGTTACTTCACAGAACAAGAGACCTATAAAGGTAAGGGTTGGACAACCTATATCGGTGGCTACTCAAAAAGAAGAAAAAACCTTGGAATCTTTTACGGAGCTTTTACGTAAAAAGACCTATTTGCTCGCTAACGCTTTTGAAAAAGAACGTTTAATAGATAAGGTCCCTTCTACATTAAAAATTCCTAAATCCCCAAAAAAGATTGCGTCCCCTGTAAGTACCGAAGTATTGCAAGGCGAGATAGAAAAACTAAGAGAAAAAGATTGCCGAATGCTGCAAAGCAAAAACTATGAGGTATATCTGGCACAGAAGAAAGATATGCCCTTTATTTTAAACGAAATTGGAAGGCAGCGGGAAATAACGTTTAGAGAAGTAGGGGAGGGCACCAATAATGCCATAGATTTGGATGGCTTCGATTCTTACTATCATCATCTCTTTCTTTGGGACGACGAAGACAAGGCCATAGTTGGTGCTTACCGTATGGGATTAGGTTCTCAAATTTTCAAGAAATATGGTATAGATGGGTTTTATCTTCAAGATTTGTTCCGTTTTGAACCAGAACTGTACGGGATGATGGAAAAATCCATTGAAATGGGCAGAGCCTATATCGTGAAGGAATATCAACAAAAACCAATGCCTTTGTTTTTGTTATGGAAAGGTATAGTGCACACTACTTTAAGACATCCCGAGCATAAATATTTGATTGGTGGAGTAAGCATCAGCAATCAGTTTTCCAATTTTTCAAAGTCTCTAATGATTGAATTCATGAAGTCCAACTATTGGGATCCTTATGTGGCTCAATATGTGCATCCCAAGAAAGAATTTAAGGTGAAACTAAAAGATGCTGATAAGGAATTTATATTTGACGAGACCCAAGCTGATTTAAATAAATTTGATAAGCTCATTAATGAGGTAGAACCAGGGAGTCTTCGTTTACCAGTATTAATCAAAAAATATATTAAACAAAACGCAAAGGTTGTTGCCTTTAATGTTGATCCGTTATTTAATAATTCGGTAGATGGGTTAATGTATATTAAAATTGCAGATTTGCCAGAGGGTACCGTAAAACCGGTTATGGAAGAGTTTCAGGCCGAGCTTGAACAAAAAATGACGGAAGGGAACAATCCTTA